The genomic region gaaataataaatgaataacaaaatacaataaaaaatcacttctttttaatacaaaataaataactatGAATAACATTATTCATCCAAATTACACTTGATTATTAAAAGATAATAACTACCCACCCAAAGAAAAAACATGTACCTTAATTATAATAGATCAATCTAAATACATACATGAAGAAATTAACAAAGGGtggttaattacttaattaaagcTAATCAAGCTAGCTTTAATTTTGATGATCCCTTTTTAATGATTTCAAGGCTTGGTGTTCCTTGTTGCTGCTTCCATGTACTTATGAATGAAGGCTAATGCATTGCTAGTAACTTGTGCAACATTCATGGCCTTACCCCTAATTGAAGCTGTTCTCTTACTCATTCTATGGCCAGGGAATGCATAGACACAACTACTAGCATCTGTTAAGGCAGTGCTAACCCATGTCTCAACATTGTTAATGTGCCACAAGAAATCATCATTGATTGTTGATCTACTTTTGTTGTTCATCCTTCTTAGCTCCTTGATTGATTGACTAAGTTGGTCAACACTATCACTTAGTTGTGTCACACAATCTTGAATTGTTTGGTACTCCCTTCTCTTCTTTCTgtcgttattgttattgttattgttgttgagaTTGTTAATCGCGTCGAGTTCCTTGGAAACTCCCACCAAGTAGTTCTTTGTGTGGATTGCCCTAGCAAGGCTAATTGACAAGGCAACATGTGCTAAGTGTTGTGGACCGTCGATTTCATTGGTGCTGGCGAATTTCGAAAGGGAACGGATGCATAGTTCACGGTAGAGAGTGCCATTGCAAGAGGACTCTATGTATGATAATGTTTGGGATTTAGGCCTTGACAATGTTGGATCAACTTGACCAAGGGTTGGGAAGAAAAGAGAGAGGAAAATTGTGACTAGAAATGTGATATTGAAAGGTGACATTCTTTTAGGATTTGGGCAATTCAAGATTGAAGATTGATGAgacttttttttaaattgtgatgATAGAAGAAGAGAATTGAAGTTCTCAAAATGCTTTGATTTGAGTTTGGGAAAATGGGAATGAGTTTGGTGATTATATAGAGGAGTGTTCAAATCACTATCACATGATAATAAATGATAAGTTGCATGT from Arachis ipaensis cultivar K30076 chromosome B02, Araip1.1, whole genome shotgun sequence harbors:
- the LOC107628537 gene encoding pectinesterase inhibitor 9, with amino-acid sequence MSPFNITFLVTIFLSLFFPTLGQVDPTLSRPKSQTLSYIESSCNGTLYRELCIRSLSKFASTNEIDGPQHLAHVALSISLARAIHTKNYLVGVSKELDAINNLNNNNNNNNDRKKRREYQTIQDCVTQLSDSVDQLSQSIKELRRMNNKSRSTINDDFLWHINNVETWVSTALTDASSCVYAFPGHRMSKRTASIRGKAMNVAQVTSNALAFIHKYMEAATRNTKP